The proteins below are encoded in one region of Candidatus Anaeroferrophillus wilburensis:
- a CDS encoding glycine betaine/L-proline ABC transporter ATP-binding protein has translation MSQVKICVKNVSKVFGSHPERALKLLNEGVAKDEISERTGQTVGLYGASFDVYEGEILVIMGLSGSGKSTLIRCLNLLNKPTTGSIIIDGEDLTSVSHDHLMKIRQQKFGMVFQHFALFPHRTVLRNSEYGLEIQGVEAGIREEKGREALKLVGLEGWEDSYPHQLSGGMQQRVGLARALAVDPDILLMDEAFSALDPLIRRDMQHELVALQSRVKKTIVFITHDLDEALKIGDRIILMKDGKIVQIGTPEDILENPSNRYVEKFVKDVDKSKVLSVSSIMAKAKVVAFPADGPRTALHKMRDEGISSIFVVDRDYTFRGLLTADKASEAIKHHQKPIDQFYERGMQAAGPDEPVNTLFAIMAETNRPVPVVNDQDKLLGVVTRVNLLASLAEGE, from the coding sequence ATGTCTCAGGTAAAAATTTGTGTCAAAAATGTTAGCAAGGTTTTTGGTTCACACCCGGAAAGAGCATTGAAACTGCTGAACGAAGGTGTCGCCAAGGATGAAATTTCTGAACGTACTGGGCAAACTGTCGGTTTGTACGGTGCCAGTTTCGACGTGTACGAGGGAGAAATCCTCGTTATAATGGGACTTAGCGGTAGCGGTAAATCGACCTTGATACGCTGCCTTAACCTGCTGAACAAGCCGACCACCGGTAGCATCATCATTGATGGTGAGGATCTGACAAGTGTTAGTCATGATCATCTGATGAAGATACGACAACAGAAATTTGGCATGGTGTTTCAGCATTTTGCCCTTTTCCCCCACCGTACTGTTCTGAGAAACAGCGAGTACGGTCTCGAAATTCAGGGTGTCGAGGCTGGCATCCGCGAAGAAAAAGGTCGGGAAGCTCTCAAACTTGTCGGTCTTGAGGGTTGGGAAGACTCCTATCCCCACCAGTTGAGCGGGGGCATGCAGCAGCGGGTCGGCCTTGCCCGGGCTCTAGCTGTTGATCCAGACATTTTGCTGATGGATGAAGCCTTTTCTGCTCTTGACCCACTCATACGCCGGGACATGCAGCACGAACTGGTCGCATTGCAATCACGGGTTAAGAAAACAATTGTGTTTATCACCCATGATCTCGATGAAGCTCTAAAAATCGGCGATCGAATCATTCTGATGAAAGATGGCAAAATTGTTCAAATTGGTACCCCTGAAGATATTCTTGAAAACCCGTCAAATCGATATGTTGAGAAATTTGTTAAGGATGTTGACAAAAGTAAGGTTCTTAGCGTCAGTTCGATCATGGCAAAAGCAAAAGTGGTCGCCTTCCCTGCAGACGGCCCCCGAACTGCTCTGCACAAGATGCGGGATGAAGGTATTAGTTCGATCTTTGTTGTCGACCGTGACTACACATTTCGCGGTCTTCTAACCGCTGACAAGGCTTCGGAAGCTATCAAGCATCACCAGAAACCCATTGATCAGTTCTATGAACGTGGAATGCAGGCGGCCGGACCTGATGAGCCCGTAAATACTTTGTTTGCCATCATGGCTGAAACCAATCGGCCGGTTCCGGTGGTCAACGACCAAGACAAACTGCTTGGTGTCGTGACCAGGGTCAATTTGCTTGCCAGTTTGGCGGAAGGAGAATGA